A genomic region of Brienomyrus brachyistius isolate T26 chromosome 6, BBRACH_0.4, whole genome shotgun sequence contains the following coding sequences:
- the LOC125744568 gene encoding ras-related protein Rab-7b-like produces the protein MRQTDLKIIILGSLGVGKTSILHRYIHNIFYEDYRCTLGANIQQKGMSVNGQAVRLQVWDTGAQERFRSMVSLFYRGLDGCILTFDLTDRDTFTELDSWRQSILEQSQAADSSLPFIVLGNKADVKDRQVSRAEAEAWCDERNLTYFEVSAKESINVEKAFATAASYALCWHKEKLVSNLTDSIKLKEDNKGRKTCCA, from the exons GGTGGGAAAAACCTCCATCTTGCACCGGTACATACACAACATCTTCTATGAGGACTATCGTTGCACTCTGGGAGCCAATATCCAACAGAAGGGCATGAGTGTGAATGGCCAGGCTGTTAGGTTGCAG GTCTGGGATACTGGAGCACAGGAAAGGTTCCGCTCGATGGTCTCGCTTTTCTACAGGGGGCTGGATGGCTGCatcctgacctttgacctcacaGACCGGGACACCTTCACAGAGCTGGACAGCTGGAGGCAGAGCATTCTGGAGCAGAGCCAGGCAGCAGATTCTAGCTTACCATTCATTGTTCTGGGCAACAAAGCAGATGTTAAGGACAGACAG GTGAGTCGAGCAGAGGCTGAGGCCTGGTGTGACGAGAGGAACCTGACCTATTTCGAGGTGAGCGCAAAGGAGAGCATCAATGTGGAGAAGGCCTTCGCTACAGCAGCCAGCTATGCCCTCTGCTGG CACAAAGAGAAGCTTGTGAGCAACCTGACAGACTCCATCAAACTGAAGGAGGACAACAAAGGGCGGAAGACCTGCTGCGCGTAG